TTAAATGATAGTTTATACATTAAACCCTCTATCATGTGATAGAGGGTTTTTTATATAGGTTAAGGGCTTTTGTAAGATACCATGAAACAGATTATATATCCGTTTTTTAACTGATTACCCGAATGCTTACTCTCGTAGAGTTGAAAATATTCAGTGGCACAATGATCGTGATTATTCTAAATTGATTACAAATAAATACGGCAGGCTTTTAGCCTGCCGTATTTTTCACATGTTGTTATTACATGTTTTTTTATTTAATCATGATTTTACGAGAGTATATTTTTCCTTCTTTTGTTGTAAGGGTCATAATATAAACTCCTTCCGGTAGTGTAGATTCAAACGTTTTTGATTTTAGTTTTGAACGGTACACTTCTTTTCCTGATGTATTGATTAAAGCAACGTCAGATCCTTCGAAAGGTACATTTCCATCAAGGGTAACCTGACCATTCTTGCTGTATGCCATTAAGCTGATGTGTGGATCTTTGTACTGATAAGCGTAATAAATACGGAAACCTCCATTAAGGTTAAGCAATCCTGAGTTAAGGCTTATTTTCACACGGTCAAAAGGTTTGTTCATGGTAAGTTCAATAGCTCCTCTACTTGCATCCGTCCCACCAAGCTTAAGAACATCATCGAACATATTCATATAATCATTATTGGAAACATCACCAAGAAATGTCTCTATAGATATTCCTCCTATGAGTTGTGCAGTAAGAATAGATTGATCTGTACCAACACCAATGACAAGTTTATTCGTATCAGCAAGGATATTGGACGTAGGGAAAATCAGAGTCTGTTCTGTTCTTCCTAATAATCCAATAGGAACAAGTAGGGTAGAGTAGTCGTTTTCGTTACTGCCTACTGCGTTTTCTGGATTTTGTACAAAACAGGCAACACAGATACCATATGCCCGGTTTGTTTGACTGCTTGCGTACACTTTGTTAAGTTGTGCAAAAGACATTGTGTTCATTAGGAACAATAGTAAGGAAGCCAAGACTACTTTTTTCGTCATGCTTTGGCCTGCGAATAGATTTGTTTTCATATGTTAGAAATTAGTTTTTAGAATTTTAAAATTACAAAAAAAAAGGTTACGATAATGTATTTATTTCATATTTATGTGATTTAATAATGATTTTTATTTTTTCCTTAACCTAAGCAAGTCGTTGAAAATGAAGTAATCCCTTGTCTATAAAGGGATGTCAAATATTGTATTATGTATTTTAATTCTACCTATAGTGTGAAAAATTCATTAAGAATTAACGATGGCTTAATGTATAATCTATTGAAAATGAGACTAAAAATAATCCCCCTTTACCATGTATAAAGGGGGATTACATTTGCCAAATTTATAATTATAATCAGTGTTTTTTTGTTCCTTTTATATTAGGCAAAAATGCGGTAATAATACCCATAAGAGGTAAAAAAGCACATATTTTAAATACATATTCTATGCTGGTGTCATCTGCTACCGCCCCCAGAACAGCAGATCCTATACCTCCCATTCCAAACATGAATCCGAAAAACAACCCGGCTACTAATCCGATTTTATCCGGCATAAGATCGGTAGCGTAAACCAGAATAGCAGAGAAAGCGGATGCAATGATCAATCCGATAAGAATTGCAAAAATAACTGTCCACATCAAAGAAAGATAAGGAAGACAAAGCGTGAAAGGAGCAGCACCCAAGATAGAAATCCAGATTATTTTCTTTCTGCCATATTTATCACCCAGTTTGCCACCAAGGATCGTTCCTACTGCAACTGCTGCAAGGAACATGAACAAATACAGCTGCGAATCCTTTACTGAAATATGAAACTTATCAATAAGGAAAAATGTGAAGTAATTGGTCATTGATGCCAGATAGATGTATTTAGAAAATACAAGGGCCAAAAGGATAGTAATTGAGAATATTACTTTTTTTCTTGAAAGATCTATGTGTACGACCATATCTGAATGTTTTACCGTCTTTCTTATGGATAGCCTTTCAGCATACCAGTTTCCAATTCTCCATAAAACAATAATACCAATGAAAGCAGCTATAGCAAATAGTCCCACATAACCCTGGCCTAAGGGAAGGACTATAAGTGCAACTAATAAGGGACCGATTGCACTTCCCGAGTTTCCTCCCACCTGAAATATAGACTGGGCCAGCCCTTTCTGGCCACCGGAAGCCAGTTGGGCAACCCGTGAAGCCTCAGGATGAAAAACGGAAGATCCCATTCCGATGAGTGCAACTGAAATGAGAATAACATAGTACTCATGTGCTGCCGCAAGGAGTAATAATCCTGCCATGGAAAGCGCCATACCTATAGCCAGTGACCTTGGATTAGGTTTTTTATCTGTGTATATACCAACAAAGGGCTGTAGAATAGATGCGGTAAGCTGGAACACCAGGGTAATAATACCAATCTGGGAAAATGATAGCTTAAACTCTCCCTTTAGAATGGGATACAAGGAAGGAATTGTAGATTGGATCAGGTCATTTAAAAAATGAGAAAAGCTGATCATAAAGAGAATGGGATAAACAATCTTATGGGTGTCAATTGTTTTTGTCTGTACAGTGTTCATAGAATAATAGTTTTAATTCATCTTGTCATCTGATGAATTTTAAGTTGTTAATAGAAAGTCTTTTTTATAATAGTTTGTGAATTATTTTTTCAGCAATAAGAGCCGCATTATCCGCATCTCTGTTCCTAATATATTCATAGAGTTCCGCATGCAATTTCTGTGAAATCCTGAATGCTTCAGTATTGTTTTTATGGCTGCTTTCAAAGACTCTGAGGACTTGTCTGCTCGCTATTTTATAAATTTCTTTCAGGAGTTTATTTCCACACGCTTCCGCTATGGATAAATGGAAATTGATATCAGCCTGGTAACATTCGAGTGCCATATTTTCTTCCGCAAACTTATTTCTCAGATCCAGATATTCTTTTATGGTTTTCAGTTGAGCTTCTGTATGATTGAGAGCTGCTTTTGCGGCAACTTTTGACTCCAGCAGAGATCGTACTTCTTCTACTTCTTCAATTTCTGCATTGCTCATCTGGATTTCCAGAGATTCCTGGACATTTTTTGAAACCACAAATGTACCGACACCTTGCTGTACACTTAATACACCTTTAATGGATAGTATTTTAATAGCCTCGCGAATACTCGAGCGTCCCACACCATATACTTTCATCAGTTCCGGCTCCGTAGGTAGCTGATCACCGATTGAATAAGTCTCATTGAGTATTCCTTCGGTGAGTCTTTCTGCAACTTCCTGAGCTAATGTCTTTTTTTGGATCTGTGTCATATACATCTTATCATCTGATGATTGCAAAGCTAGGACTTATAGTATATATTGCAAAGAGATATATAAATAAATTTTTAAAAATCCCGTCTTTATGAATGAGAGGGACTATAAAACAAAAAGCTGCAAACATTGTTTGCAGCTTTTGTAGCCCGTAGGGGAATCGAACCCCTCTTACCAGAATGAAAATCTGAGGTCCTAACCGATAGACGAACGGGCCATCTACCATTACACTAAGATGTCTTAATGTGTTAGATTTTTTGTTTTTATAAGTTTACAACTCTTATTAGTAGCCCGTAGGGGAATCGAACCCCTCTTACCAGAATGAAAATCTGAGGTCCTAACCGATAGACGAACGGGCCAACTATCCGTATTACGCTAATTTATTAACGTGCTTAGTTAATTTACTTTTCAAGTTAGCAGCCTTGTTTTTGTGGATAATATTTTTCTTAGCTAATTTATCCAACAAAGAGATAACCTTTGGCAATTGCTCTGCAGCAGCAGCTTTGTCTTCTTCATTTCTCAAAACCTTCATTGCTGTTCTAGCAGTTTTGTGGTAGTATCTGTTACGAACTTTTCTAACTTCGTTTTGTCTAATTCTCTTTAATGCTGATTTATGATTTGCCATATCGTTCAAATGTGAGTGCAAAAGTAAAAACTTTTTTTTTATCTGCCAAATTTATTTTTAAATAATTTCAATTTTCTTCAGATAAATATTTTCTCAGTTTGTCTATTGCTTGTTCTATTTTAAAATTTTCTTGTTCCTTATCTATTTTCTTGATAATATTTCCCAACATTATCATTGCGTTGTTCCATTCTCCAGTAGTATTGGTGAAAGTTAGTCCATCTATAGTTACTTCAAAGGCTACCCTCTCTCCATACCTGTAAAGTCTGAAACTTATCTTGTCATCTCTGCCTATTATCCCATCTTCATTAACTTTCAAGTCGTAACTTTTTGGGTTAGAGTGGATCTTCTTAAAAAGCAATGTTGCTTCTTGAATTTTTAAATCCGGCATGATATCAAATTTGGTAGCCTATAGGGGAATCGAACCCCTGTTGCAAGAATGAAAATCTTGAGTCCTAACCACTAGACGAATAGGCCAAATTTTGAGGTTGCAAAAGTAATAATTAACTTCTTAACTTCAAAATTATTTTTTACACTATCTGTAAACTTTTTGTATGATAGTATTCTTAATGCCCTTTGTCTCAAGCTCTTTCTGGATTTTCACAGCATCTTCCAATGTGTATACTTTTCCATAAGTGTAGTAGAAAACTCCACTTTCTTTATTCCTTTCCACGTCTTTCAGGGTCTGGAGAATAAATGAGTTACCATTTAATTTATCTCCTACATATACCTCTATCGTATAGTATCCGGTACTTAGTTTTTGGTTAGGCATAAATCCTACGGCAAATGCATTTTTGAATCCGGCATCTTTGGCTGTTCTAAGGTTAATATCTTTTACGGAAGCCATATTCGTTACTCCATAATAATATTTGTACAGTCCGTTTTCTTTGATAGGAAGAATGTAATTCAATCCTTTAAGAGCTGGATCTCCATCATTGTATTTAGTAGGGGAGCTCATTAGCAGAATTCTGAAATCATTTTTTAATGCAACTTCTACAGGTTTTTCTGGTTCAGGCTTTTTGGTTGCGATCATAGAAGGACCTCCTGACTTTCTGTCAATTGCTTTTTTATAATCGATAATCGCCTGATAGATACTTTCTGCAATCTCTTCCTGTCCTCTGTCCGAGGCTAAATAGTGACTTTCTTCTGCATGATTGATAAATCCGGTCTCAATAAGTACGGAAGGCATTGCATTCATACGAAGAACGTGCAGGTTCTTTTGGAAAACACCTCTTGAAAATCTTTTGTCTTTATTTACAAAGTTATCTTCTACCAATCCACCGAATAATAAGCTCGATTCGAGGTATTTGCTTTGCTGAAGCTTTAAGGCGATCAGAGATTCCGGAGAGCTGGCATCATAGGAACCAAAGGTCTGTCTGTCTTTTTCATCAAGAAAGATCACATCATTTTCCCTTTTGGCAACTTCCAGGTTGGTGTCATTTTGGTCGGGCCCCTGTACATAAGTTTCCGTTCCGTAAGCTGAAGATCTTTGTGCCGAGTTACAGTGTACCGAGATAAAAAGGTCAGCTTTGCTTCTGTTCGCGAGATTGGTTCTGTCGGAAAGAGAAGGATATTCGTCAAATTTGCGGGTATAGATTACTTTAAAGTCTTTATTTTTTTCAAGCATCCTTCCTAATTTTAGGACAACTGAAAGGGTTACATCTTTTTCAGCAAGAAGTCCAATATCACTATAAGTCCTCTTCGCCCCTGAATCACTGCCTCCATGTCCTGCATCTAAAACGATCGTAAATTTTTTTTGTGAAAAAATAAATTGGCTCAAAAGAATGAGGATAAATGATAAAATTATTTTAAATTTTTGTTTGTACATCTTACAGTTTTAAAAATTATATTAATTTTGAGCCTTAATTACATACAATAAAATTGGCCAAAACCGTCCTCAAAAATATATTACAAATTTTAATTATCCTAATTTTTAACAATTTTTTAGCACAGAAAACCCCTGAAAAATTGCCTAAAAATACGGTAATTAATGATACTATTTCCAAAAAGGATACCATTGTTGCAAAGAAGGAATCATTAGATGATGTTCTTATGACAAAAGCAGATAATATCCGGAGAGATTTCCCTAAAAAAATGATATACCTGAACCAAAAAGCTCAGGTAAAATATCAGGATATGCAGATTGATGCGGATTATATTTCTATTGATGAGCAGAAAAATCTGATCTATGCCCGTGGAAAGCAGGATTCTTTAGGAAAGAAGATTATAGAACCTGTACTTACTACCCAGGCCGGGAAAAAGTATGAGACGGATCAGTTCAATTATAATTATAAGACAAGACAGGCGATTGCCTATAATGCACGAACAGAAGAGAGTGAAGGGGTAATCATTGCCAATAAAACAAAAAAGTATAATGACTCTGTTTTTGCAATGAGACACGCATTATATACTACAGATGAGTATTTCCTGAAGAAAAAAGATACTGCTGCAGATTACCATTTGCTCGCTTCCAATATCAAACTGGTAAAAACCAAAGAAAAATCCCAGATTATTACAGGACCGATACAAATGTATATAGAGCAGGTGCCTACACCTCTAATTATGCCTTTTGCTATTTTACCGTTTTCCAGTAAAAGGTCTGCAGGTATCCTGATCCCCAGTTTCGGGGAAAGACAGGATGTAGGGTTTTTCCTGAATGGCATCGGATACTATCAGCCCATTGGAGACCATTTTGATATGAAAGTCCTTGCTGACATTTATACGAAAGGAAGCTGGAACGTGAGACCGGAAATGAACTATGTAAAGAAATACAGGTACTCGGGGAATTTCACCGCTGATATAGGAACGACCATCAGAGGAATTAAAGGATTGGACGATTATTCAAGAAGCAGTACATACAGGATTGCCTGGAGACATACGCAGGATACAAAAGCAAATCCGTTTCTTACATTTTCTGCATCGGTAGATATCGTAAGTAATAAATTCTATAATAATACCATCAACAATAACTATATATTCAATCAGAATGTATTGAATACACAGCAGAACTCGACGGTTACCGTGACTAAAAGGTTCTTAAAACTTCCTGCTACTGTTACGGCAACGGCATCGTATTCACAGAACTTTGCTACCGGATTGGCAGATCTTCGTTTGCCGCAAATGAACGTTGCAATCAATCAGTTTTATTTATTTAAATCAAAAACAGGAGTAAGACAAGGTCTTCTGGAAAATATTACGGTAAATACCGGATTAAATTTAACAAACTTTGTGACAACAAACGAAGGGGAGCTATTTACTAAGGCTATGTGGGATAAGCTTCAAACAGGTCTTACGAATAATATTACTTTAGGGACGAATACCACCGTTGCTAAATATTTTACCTTCAGTTTAGGAACTACAATTAATAATGCCCTGACAACAAAGACCCTTACCAGATATTATGATCCTTTAAGCAACAATTCCAATAAAGTGGTAGACCAGGTGAATAAGCAGATTGCAGGATATTCTTATTTTTCAAGTACAGCGAGTTTACAGACTACATTATACGGAATGCTTAATTTCAAAAAAGGATCTGCAATAGAAGCCATCAGGCATATGATGACCCCAAGTATCGGATTCACTTATTCTCCTGACTTCGGAAAACCTGGATTCGGGTACTATAAGAATTATTATGATGCCAACGGGGCTTTAACTCCTTATTCTATTTTTGACGGTGGGATTGTAGGATCGCCTACAAGTGGTATGCAAGGATCATTAGGTTTTAATATAGGGAATAACATTGAAATGAAGGTAAAGTCTAAGAAAGACTCTACAGGAGTGAAGAAAATAAAAATCTTCGAATCATTAAATCTTTCCGGAAGTTATAATTTTGCTGCTAAAGACCATCCATGGTCAATTTTCTCAATTAACGGACAATCTTCATTTTTTGAGAATAAATTAAGTGTTAATACCAGCCTGTCATTAGATCCATATAAAATTCTTTTTGTTCCGGGATCAGATACTGGTATCAGGACTGAACGTTTTGGGGGATTTAGTGTACAGGGGTTCAATATTCAGGTGTCATATCCTTTAAGCAGTGAGATCTTTGGAGCTAAAACAGATTATGCTAAAAAATACCAGTCTAAAGGAGAAATAAGAAATGAAAATTATTATTTCGATGATGATCATTATGCTCATTTTGATCAGGCATGGACTTTGAATGTTAATGCAAACTACGCTTATTCCAAAAACTTATCCAGATTTGGGACGAAAATTGCTTCAGTAGGATTGGATGGAAGTATTAAGCTTACTCCTTATTGGAACATTAACGGGAGTACACACTATGATATGATCACCAAACAGCTGGCATATACAAGGATAGGGTTCTCCAGGGATCAGCGAAGTTTTACGATTAATTTTAACTGGGTTCCTTTCGGACAATATAAGGTATATGACTTTTTTATAGGGATAAAAGCTAATATTTTGAGTGATGCACTTAAATATAAGGATAGAAGTTTTACCCAACCGAATGCACCTTTCTAATATAAGGTGGAGTTTTGAGAATAAATTTTATATTTGCACCCAAAATAAATTTTGCTGAATCCATTAAAGTCCCGGAAGAGGGATAAAGCAAATGGTGATAGTATAGATAAAAAAATAAATATCCACATATGAAACAAATAATCAACACAGTTAATGCTCCTGCAGCAATCGGACCTTACTCACAAGCAAATATGGCTAACGGAGTTTTATATATTTCAGGTCAGATTCCTGTAGATCCTGCAACAGGTAAATTGGTAGAAGGAATTGAGAAAGAAACTCATCAGGTAATGAAAAACCTTGAGGCAATTCTTACTGAAGCTGGGATGACTTTTAAAAACGTTGTAAAAGCGACAATATTTCTTAAGAGTATGGATGATTTTGCTGTGATGAATGATATTTATGCATCTTATCTGGATGCAGAAAGCTATCCGGCTCGTGAAACGGTACAGGTATCTTGCCTGCCTAAGAATGTTGATATTGAAATTTCGATGATTGCACATCAGGATTAATGAGCTTTATAAGAAATACATTTGCGGTGTTGGTAGGTCTTGGTATTGCAGGGCTTATTATTACTCTTGGTATAAGAGCTTTTCCGCAGTGGATTACTTTTGACGCTTTTGCCCCTTTTGAACACTGGCAAAGATTTCTGTACAGCATGAGAAATGACGGAGCCTTTTTTGGATTTCTGTTGTTTATTTCCGGTTTAGGAACAACAATAGGAGGTGTGGCAACCGCGATTATTGTAAAATATGCTAAAGTAGCCTATGCTATTCTCATTGGTTTTATCATGCTGTTCATAGCAATGCTGGATGTTATTATATTTCCTTACCATCCTACATTTTATAAAATTTCCATATTTCTTACCTTTTTCCCTTTCTCCTGGATCGGAGGTAAGATTGTAGAAGTTATTTATGAGAGGAATAAGAAAAAGAGGATTGCTGATAAAATGAATAAAACAAAATAAAAAAAACGCTGCATTTGCAGCGTTTTTTTATTTATAGTTTCTTTATTGATTAAGGCATTTTGAAACCTTTTGTATAGATTCTTCCATATTCATCCACAAACTTCACCTGAACATTTCCCTGATACTTGTCAAGGATCTTTTCAACATCTTTTTGTGAGTTTACAGGCTTACCGTTGATCTCTATAATGATATAGTTATCTACAACTCCTATTTTAGCCATTTCGCTTCCTTCTGATACGTTTTTAGCGATAACACCACTGTTTAGTCCGTAGCTGGTTTTAAAGGAGTCACTTAATGGCTCAAATTCAGATCCTATTTTTTCTGTAACGCTAAGGTCAGCCTTAGTTCTCGTAGAAGTTCCTCCTTTCTGGTCTTTTAAAGTAACCGTAGTCACATTTTCTTTACCGTTTCTCAGATAAGTAACCTGAACTTTATCACCAGGACGTTTGCTTCCTACCGCCATAGAAAGATCTGCAAAGTCTGTAATTAATGTTCCGTCTATTTTAGTGATGATATCTCCGTTTTTGATTCCTGCATTTTCAGCACCACTGTTGTCCGTAACTTCTGTAACATAAACTCCGGAACCTACTTTAACGTTGGCTTTTTTCTGCTTGTTGTACATAGCAACCTGCTGATCATCTGAAAGGTCTAAAGAAGCAACTCCTAAGAATCCTCTCTGTACAATTCCAAACTTTTTAATGTCCTCAACAATTTTTCTTGCCAGGTTAGAAGGGATTGCAAATCCATATCCCTGATAATAACCTGTGGTAGATTGAATGGCCGAATTGATCCCGATCAGGTCGCCATTGGCATTTACAAGGGCTCCTCCTGAATTTCCAGGGTTAATAGCAGCATCTGTCTGGATAAAACTTTCAATCGGATTACTTGCTTTTCCTTGTGATCCAAGAATGCCGATTCCTCTTCCTTTTGCAGAAATAATACCGGCAGTTACCGTAGAGTTCAACCCAAGCGGATTACCTACAGCAAGAACCCATTGCCCTACTTCAATGTTGTCTGAATTAGCAAAATTCAAATAGGGTAGTCCCTTTTCTTCTATCTTTAATAAGGAAATATCCGTATTAGGATCGGTTCCTACTAATGTAGCGATATATGACTTTTTATTGCTTAAAACAACTTCCAGTTTATTGGCACCTGCTACAACATGGTTGTTTGAAATGATATACCCGTCCGGAGAAATGATAACTCCTGAACCCATCCCTGAAGGCATGTTGTCCGGAATCTGTTGTTGTTTCTGTCTTTGTTGTCCGCCTCTTCCTCCAAAAGGATCTCCGAAGAAGAAATCAAATAAATCCTGCTCCGACGCTCTGCTTGAAGTCCTGGTCTGGTAATTTTTAATGGTAACTACAGCAGGAACTGTTGTTTTTGCAGCTTTTACAAAATCATCTCCTGTAGCTGCCGTATTCATTCCAGCGAAAGAAGTATTGGCAGATTTAGTAAAATAAGATTGGTCTCCGTTGTTGGCATTGTGACCGAAATATTGTATCGTGCCAACGGTAGTAGCTCCTGAGATAACTCCTACTACAGCAAATGGTAATAGTTTTTTTAAAGTACTCTTCATTGTATATCTTCTTTTATTTTTTATTAATTAATTCTGGTTTTACAGTAAACAAATTTAATGCTAAATAGGTGTGCAATTAGTGCAATGTGTTTCAACTTTAACTAAAATTTAACAGGAATACGGTATTTTTATGGTACTACTGATAATTGATGAAATCTCAATTAACGAAACTTAAAAATTTATTAAAGACAATATGACATATAGATGGTTGTATTGTCACAAAGGTTAAATTATCTGTATTTTCATACAACAAATTACCATATTTATTAATCTTTTTCTTCAGCACCATTAAAGATAGTGTTTTAAACCGAGAATAGGGCTAATAGAAAAAATGATTATCTTTGCAAAAATTTTTCTCACTTAAAACGTTTATAGCATGCAACTGTACAACACCTTAAGCGCAGAAGAAAGAGCTCAACTTATTGATGAAGCCGGTAAGGAACGTCTTACATTGTCTTTCTATGCGTATGCCAAAATTGAAGATCCCAAAAAATTTCGCGACGAATTATTTATAGCCTGGAATGCACTTGATGCTTTAGGGCGTATCTATGTTGCTCACGAAGGAATCAATGCTCAGATGAGCGTTCCTGCAGATCAGTTTGAGGCTTTCCGCGATACACTGGAGGTGTATGAATTTATGAAAGGAATTCGTTTGAACGTAGCTGTTGAGCAAGACAATCATTCTTTTTTAAAATTAACAATAAAGGTCAGACATAAAATCGTTGCCGATGGATTAAATGATGATACTTTTGACGTAACCAATAAAGGGGTTCACTTAAAAGCTCAGGAATTTAATAATATGCTTGAGGATCCTAACACCATTGTGGTTGATTTTAGGAACCATTATGAAAGTGAAGTCGGTCATTTTGAAGGGGCTATTACACCTGATGTGGAAAACTTCAGAGAAAGCTTACCGATTATCAACGAGCAATTACAGGATTTTAAAGAAGACAAAAACCTGTTGATGTATTGTACCGGCGGGATCCGTTGTGAAAAAGCCAGTGCTTATTTTAAACATCAGGGCTTTAAAAACGTGTTCCAGCTAGAAGGTGGAATTATTGAATATACCCGCCAGATAAAAGAGGAAGGAATACAAAGTAAATTCATCGGTAAGAACTTTGTATTTGACCACCGTTTAGGCGAAAGAATTACAGATGATATCATTTCACAGTGCCACCAGTGTGGAAAGCCTTGTGACAATCATACCAATTGTTCTAATGATGCGTGTCATCTACTCTTTATCCAATGTGATGAATGTAAAGCGGCAATGGAAAACTGCTGCTCTACAGAGTGTTTGGATATCATACATTTGCCAATGGAAGAACAGGTGAAATTAAGGAAAGGATTACAGGTAGGAAACAAGGTTTTCAGAAAAGGCAAATCCGATGCTTTGAAATTTAAGAATTCCGGTGATTTACCTGCTAAACCTTTAGCAAAAGCCGAAACCAAAGATATCCGCAAAAAAATAGCGGTTAAAAAAGTATTGATTGGGAAAGCAGAACATTATTATTCAAAATCAAAGATCGGACAATTCCTGATTGAAAATAAAGAACTTACCGTGGGTGACAAAGTATTGATTTCAGGGCCCACAACAGGTGAAAAGGAATTGACCATTACTGAGATTTATGTGAATGGAAGCTCAAGTGAAACGGCAAAAAAAGGAGATCAGATTACTTTTGAAATTCCTTTTAGAATTCGTTTGTCAGATAAATTATATAAGGTCGGACAACCTTCGGAAGGAGTATAACAAGAAGAGAAGTACAAATGCTAAAGTCCGAACTTAGAAAAGAATATATGCAAAAAAGAAAAACCTTGTCATCTGATGAGGTTTTCTTGTTATCTGAAGCGATTTTCAAAAATTTTGTTAATTTTTTTAAGCCATTCCCAGGTCAGAAGGTGCATATTTTTCTTCCTATTGCAAAGTTTAATGAGATCAATACTCAGATTTTTGTTGAGTATTTCTTAAACAGTGGCATTCGTGTTTTCGTCCCGAAAGTTGTTGATCAGAAGCTTATTTCAATTGAAATATTTAGAGACTCCCTGTTTGAAACCAGTTCCTGGGGGATTTCAGAGCCTGTTTCCAATCAGGATTCCGGCATAAAGGAATTTGACCTTGTGATAACCCCTGTTCTCTACTGCGATGGTTTAGGAAATAGGGTAGGATATGGAAAAGGTTTTTATGACAGCTTTTTTCAGGAACTTTACGGAAAACCAAAAAAAATCGGGGTGAATTACTTCAATCCCGATGAGATTATAGATGATATCTGGGAAAATGATATCCCTTTAGATTATTTGGTTACTCCTACTGAGGTACTGTCTTTCTTTACAGGAGAGGAATAGAATTTTAAAAAGTAAAATTTGAATTCTTTTTTGAATTTTATTGGTTTTGACATAAGGGTGTATTGAGCGTTTTTCTCAAAAGTTCCAAGTGATCTGTTCTTATCGTCGAAATACTCTACATTGAATTTTGCATAATCCAAAGTATCTTTTTTATAAAAGTCCTTATGTACTTCCAGGTTATTTACTTTCACGGATTTCACCTTTAAGCTGTCTAGTTCCCTGAAAAGATTTTTGAAGGTAAGGCTGTCCGGTTTGTGAAAATAGCTTTCCATCTGGGAGTAAATTACCGTATCAATTTCCGTATTTCTTTTTCCTGACAGGTATAATGTAGATAAGTCTAAAAGCTCCTGCACTTTCTGCTTGGTAATAGAATTAATAGCCTGCATACTGTCCATCTGAACTGCCGGATAGGTTTTTGTATTATTGCTGTTCCTCAATTTATCCAGATCACTTACCTCGCTTTTCTTATTGTTACAGGAAATAAAAGCTGTTATCAGTAATAAGGCAATTAAAAATTTATTTATTCTTTTCATCAGTATTTGCAATTTTAAATTTAATAGATATTATTTTACCCTTATCATCCTTTTTCATCTCAA
The sequence above is drawn from the Chryseobacterium daecheongense genome and encodes:
- a CDS encoding 5-formyltetrahydrofolate cyclo-ligase, whose protein sequence is MQKRKTLSSDEVFLLSEAIFKNFVNFFKPFPGQKVHIFLPIAKFNEINTQIFVEYFLNSGIRVFVPKVVDQKLISIEIFRDSLFETSSWGISEPVSNQDSGIKEFDLVITPVLYCDGLGNRVGYGKGFYDSFFQELYGKPKKIGVNYFNPDEIIDDIWENDIPLDYLVTPTEVLSFFTGEE